From one [Ruminococcus] lactaris ATCC 29176 genomic stretch:
- a CDS encoding oligosaccharide flippase family protein: MKFDRTKNALRNIIFGLLQRIYQLIVPFAMRTAMIYWLGVEYLGLDGLFISVLSVLNLAELGVGSAMVYSMYKPVAEDDRTTICALMKLYKIYYRVIGLVVLVGGLILCPFIPKLISDELPAGMNVYILFLLNLGATVLSYWLFAYKNSILQAYQRADVVSKVTMVVNTIRYAAQFVILFFQHDYYMYLIVTLVSQAGINIATAVVAEKIYPHLKPEGSIPDEQKKVINGRIRDLFTSKIGSVIVNSVDTIVVSAFLGLTVLAVYQNYYYIITALLSIVNILIFSCISGIGNSIITETKEKNFADLKTFTFIISGMACFCTTCLLTIYQPFMKLWVKKEELMFAYPAVICFSVYFFIVEVNTLLNAYKDAAGIWHEDRFRPLVTAIVNLCLNLIMVQFWGIYGILLSTVLSMLLVGMPWLLKNLFSTIFEKQMLGQYLIPLGKYIGATGAVVVVSICICTLLRPSGIAAIVVNALISGGITLIVFYLLFRKSEEFKRAIGIIDRVTRGKFKLNKRIK; the protein is encoded by the coding sequence ATGAAATTTGATAGAACAAAAAATGCATTGCGAAATATAATATTTGGATTACTTCAAAGAATATATCAGCTGATTGTACCTTTTGCTATGCGAACAGCCATGATTTACTGGCTGGGCGTAGAGTATTTGGGATTAGATGGACTTTTCATATCGGTTCTTTCTGTACTAAACTTAGCAGAGCTTGGAGTCGGCAGTGCTATGGTTTATTCCATGTACAAGCCGGTAGCAGAAGATGATAGAACTACAATTTGTGCATTGATGAAGCTGTATAAGATTTATTACAGAGTCATAGGGCTCGTGGTGCTTGTTGGCGGATTGATTTTATGTCCATTCATTCCAAAGTTGATTTCGGATGAGCTTCCGGCAGGAATGAATGTATATATTCTATTTCTTTTGAATCTAGGAGCAACTGTTTTATCATATTGGCTTTTTGCCTATAAGAACAGCATTCTACAGGCTTATCAGAGGGCAGATGTAGTCAGTAAGGTAACCATGGTAGTAAATACCATTCGCTATGCAGCACAGTTTGTAATTCTTTTCTTCCAGCATGATTATTATATGTATCTGATTGTTACGTTGGTATCACAGGCAGGAATAAATATTGCAACAGCTGTTGTAGCTGAAAAGATATATCCGCATTTAAAGCCGGAAGGATCAATACCAGACGAACAGAAGAAGGTAATCAATGGCAGAATACGGGATCTTTTTACATCGAAGATTGGTTCTGTAATTGTCAATTCTGTTGACACCATAGTGGTTTCAGCATTCTTAGGCTTGACGGTGCTGGCGGTATATCAGAATTATTATTATATTATCACCGCATTGCTTAGCATAGTAAATATTTTGATATTCTCTTGCATTTCAGGAATTGGTAATAGCATCATTACAGAAACAAAAGAGAAGAACTTTGCTGATCTGAAGACATTTACATTTATCATCTCCGGAATGGCATGTTTTTGCACTACATGCCTGCTGACAATCTATCAGCCATTTATGAAGCTGTGGGTAAAAAAGGAAGAACTGATGTTTGCATATCCAGCAGTCATATGCTTTAGCGTTTATTTCTTTATTGTGGAAGTTAATACATTGCTGAATGCCTATAAGGATGCTGCGGGTATCTGGCATGAGGATCGATTTAGACCTCTTGTTACGGCAATCGTTAATTTGTGTCTGAACCTGATTATGGTGCAGTTCTGGGGGATTTATGGTATTTTGCTTTCAACAGTATTATCTATGCTGCTTGTCGGAATGCCTTGGCTTTTAAAGAACCTGTTCAGTACAATTTTTGAAAAACAGATGCTTGGACAGTATTTGATACCGCTCGGTAAATACATCGGAGCAACAGGTGCTGTTGTAGTTGTCTCAATCTGTATTTGCACACTGCTTCGTCCGTCTGGAATAGCGGCGATAGTAGTAAATGCTTTGATTAGCGGTGGGATTACACTGATTGTATTTTATCTGCTATTTAGAAAGAGTGAAGAATTTAAAAGGGCAATTGGTATTATTGATCGTGTTACGAGAGGGAAATTTAAGCTTAATAAGCGGATAAAATAA
- a CDS encoding thiamine pyrophosphate-binding protein: protein MYTHIKGVQILISLLKQFNISHVVLSPGTRNTALAGSIENDPFFHCYSIVDERSAGYFALGLSEALDEPVCVSCTAATATCNYLPAMKEAYERNIQLVALTADQNPYEMFHMEDQCIDQVDMFHGYVKLAVDVPKVMNDADYWYCNRRMNEAFLELDHHGKGPIQINYHMSYDLNEISTYDVEELPVTRKIDRYEINADFAEFANMLSSKKRIMVVGGSEFTEDGKLRRAINTFTEKYNAVVIADTYANIYSDNDKIFNPKALGDTITADQVKYLAPDLIISFGAVYYSTIKYFMPVYSNTTEHWQICIDGMINDGYHCLKNVFEMKPEEFFERVNVYADTVNNGEYAVRWKKRMDIVHFPELGFTNLAVIKEFCKTIPDNSLLHTTVLDSIRMSNYVEMKPSIRCFANIGADGIDGALSTYLGQGESEEKPVYLLIGDLSLMYDMNALLQKLPHNIRIVVINNYSGAEFHKNFGLDRIPTLNKHIAAGHRVKIANCCINSQFKYLAATNMEEVREALTILNTESEKPILLEVFTDADKDAKILKSYWMTNRQEIPGMKLSGKARVKQIVRNILGNKAYAIREMFKK, encoded by the coding sequence ATGTATACACACATTAAAGGCGTACAGATTTTAATCTCGCTGTTAAAACAATTTAATATCAGCCATGTTGTATTATCTCCCGGAACAAGAAATACAGCTCTGGCTGGAAGCATTGAAAATGATCCATTTTTTCACTGTTATTCGATTGTAGATGAGAGAAGCGCAGGGTATTTTGCACTTGGACTTTCTGAAGCATTGGATGAACCGGTTTGTGTATCCTGCACAGCAGCAACAGCTACATGTAATTATCTACCGGCGATGAAGGAAGCTTATGAGAGAAATATTCAGCTGGTTGCACTTACTGCAGATCAGAATCCATATGAAATGTTTCATATGGAGGATCAGTGTATTGATCAGGTGGATATGTTCCATGGATATGTGAAACTTGCTGTGGATGTACCAAAGGTAATGAATGATGCTGATTACTGGTATTGCAACCGTAGAATGAACGAAGCTTTTTTAGAACTTGACCATCATGGCAAAGGGCCGATTCAAATCAATTATCATATGTCTTATGATCTGAATGAGATTTCTACCTATGATGTAGAGGAGCTTCCTGTTACCAGAAAAATTGATAGATATGAAATAAATGCGGATTTCGCAGAGTTCGCTAACATGCTTTCGAGTAAGAAACGTATTATGGTTGTTGGTGGTTCAGAGTTTACAGAAGATGGGAAACTAAGAAGAGCAATCAACACCTTTACAGAGAAATATAATGCTGTGGTTATTGCTGATACCTATGCCAATATATATAGTGATAACGATAAAATATTTAACCCAAAAGCATTGGGAGATACAATCACAGCAGATCAAGTGAAATATCTGGCACCGGATCTTATCATCTCATTTGGTGCGGTTTACTATTCTACAATCAAGTACTTTATGCCAGTGTACTCAAACACTACAGAGCATTGGCAGATTTGTATTGATGGTATGATAAATGATGGATATCATTGCTTGAAGAATGTGTTTGAAATGAAACCAGAGGAGTTCTTTGAGCGAGTTAATGTATATGCTGATACTGTAAATAATGGCGAATATGCAGTTCGCTGGAAGAAGAGAATGGATATTGTGCATTTTCCAGAACTTGGATTTACTAATCTCGCTGTAATAAAGGAGTTCTGCAAGACAATTCCAGATAATTCACTTCTTCATACTACAGTTCTTGACAGCATCAGAATGTCAAACTATGTAGAAATGAAGCCATCCATACGATGCTTTGCCAATATTGGCGCGGATGGTATTGATGGTGCATTATCAACTTATTTGGGTCAGGGTGAAAGTGAAGAAAAACCAGTTTATCTTCTGATTGGTGATCTCAGTCTGATGTACGATATGAATGCCTTACTTCAGAAACTTCCTCACAATATAAGAATAGTTGTTATAAACAACTATTCTGGAGCTGAATTCCATAAAAACTTTGGTCTTGATAGGATTCCTACGTTGAATAAACATATTGCTGCCGGCCATAGAGTGAAAATTGCAAACTGCTGTATCAATTCTCAATTTAAATACTTGGCAGCAACCAATATGGAAGAAGTTAGAGAAGCATTGACGATATTAAATACTGAATCAGAGAAACCAATACTGTTAGAAGTATTTACTGATGCGGATAAGGATGCAAAAATTTTGAAGTCATACTGGATGACAAACCGTCAGGAAATTCCAGGCATGAAGCTTAGTGGTAAGGCAAGAGTAAAACAGATTGTCAGAAATATACTTGGCAATAAGGCTTATGCGATTCGTGAGATGTTTAAGAAATGA